Part of the Cottoperca gobio chromosome 16, fCotGob3.1, whole genome shotgun sequence genome, taataataatgatataaataataaatgatgataattCCTGCAGTGAAAGCTATTAACTAAATGAGGACGTTTTTAATGATCTAGCCTTGCATATTACACATTCAGCTCTATGTGCAGTATAAAATGTTCCTTTGGCAGTGAGTGGAGACGGTTTTAATAGACTAATGGGACAAAATGGGACCCTGTCTCCATTTCTCTTTTGATTTGTTCCTCGGCCTCTTCTCAGGAGGGGGGAATTGTCTCTGGCTAGTTTCTGAAGAAGGTTGTACTACGGTTGTGATGAAATATCACCAAGCGTTGAGGAAAAAGGTTGAGCTCAATCAGCATCTTACAAAACCTCTGATGTCACTCTGTAAAACCACCTCTTACAGTGGAACACACCAGCTTTCATAATACAATGTGatggaggtttttttttgttgcaaatgtgtgtgttgaatacAAATGTGATGATTTCAGACAGCAGCGCCTGAAACTcttaacattttcttcttccGTCCTCTGTTTTCTGGGGTGCGGACGCATGTGAGGagcatgaatgtttttgaaTAAGATCAAGAGCAGGGGCAGGAAGTGACTGACATGGTAAAGGGGACTAAGGACTAATGTCAGACGGTAACAAAATATCCAAAACTTACACAGGGGAATCAAATGTTTAAGGACTAAGCTCAGGTGAAGGTGATTTACATACATTAACCGACATCAAAAGGACTCTTTGCACACCTCTGAGTCACTATTACTTCAAAAGCTCCTTTCTCTCGCTTTGTGAAATTAACCAGCGTTTTCACCTGTTAAAAACACGACCCTCCTGTTATATAGGGCAGTAGGGTTTCAAACTTTCTGTGGTCGAGGCACAGCAAAGACAAacatctcaaggcacacctgagttcatatctcggcaaaatcccctctataacacatcgtGTCACTGTCATCACTCTGTGCACATTCATTTAGCCtcgtccttgtaagaagctattctccttcacactcgcagagagcctttgatgtgtcacactctaatatttcccatcatgcacaaatggctaaaacgggtttGCTTTGacagattaatttttttgttaatGATTTATATTTAGAATGATCTCACGATGGAAAGTCTCTTCAGTCATTTCTGAAGGAAGCATACGTCatgttcttttatttatctttgtggACACTATATGGCTGTTCAAACAACTGGGCAGTGTCTGGATAACTGTATAGGCGGCCCTGTTGCCCTCGTTGTGAAGGCAGAGACTCCTCTGATCGCTTTTGCGTCAAAtgcctttttctctccttctcatccTCAAGAGGCGTCCACGTAGAAGCAGTGGGCATGGATAactaaatatgatttaataacCTATGATCAGAGAGGCTTGCAGAGACCGTCTGCTCCACTTATATTGCAAAAAGGGCCAGTTGTTACCACGGAAACCATGTTTGGTGAGCGTGGGAGATGAATTGCAGCAGTATCTCCCTAATAATAATTTCTATTATCTGCGCTGGATGTTTAGATTATCATGTAAATAGGGGGACGTGCCAGTCGGCAGCAGGTGGGAGCTGGCGGCTGGTGAATAGAGGAGATCAAATAAAACAGTTGAGCGATCAGCACATGTGGGTGTGCCAAGAAACACGCAGTAGAATAAGGTAAGACACAATTACTTATTTTTGAAAaggggtttctttttttttaaatgttaaaaaaagacaGCTTGTAGAGGTGCTGTGAAAATGCATGAAAAGACAAACCGCCACCGCAAACAAGGAGGAAGTTGCTTATGTTGGTGGCACTTCTTTGGTTTCTTCACATTTCTCTGAATAGCAGTAAAAGAAACTTCCCCAGGGTTTGTCACTGGACTATAAGAGTTGAGCTTCTGTCACACATGTTCACTTCTATGCAAGGCAGCTCATTACATAAAGGGTAAGGACTAGCTTTTCTTAATATCATAAGTtccttaaaatgtcattttctctgAGATGAATGAATTTGCTTGTTAAGATTCTTCAAATTtccttctgtctttattttgcatttctttatattaaGAAGCAGGCGTTAGATACAGATATAAATGCATGTTGTGAAGCTGGGCCAGCTAAAGCTTTGAGGCGCTCATTTCCCGCGGCGTAGTTAAGTCATTATGTTTATGAGGGTCATCATTTTCACAACGTGTTCAGTATTTGTGCATATACTCAAAACACGGGCTGGAAGTTAATGATAAAAGCATCCTTGTACTGTATTTACGACACAGAGGAAGCAATAACACAGCATTACAGTTTGTGTACAAAACCACGGGCCAGACCAAAACACTGGCTCCTCATTAAGAGATAATTCAGCTCCGCAATAAACTCTGAAGTACGgatatagaaataaattaagAGGGAAtatagaaagaaaatgaattaagAGTTTATCTTCTAGGCTCAAATTGTATGCATACAATCATAGCAGTGCATACACTCAGTAGGTAGGAATACTTTGCTGTGCTGTGTGGTAATCTCTTTCCATTCTCTCTTATCAGCCGAGCTCAAAGCCCTCGAGGAAACGATGAGCGTTGGTTTATCGGTAAGGACAGGAAAACCACGCTGTCTCGCCGGGTTTGTTCCGGGCCACTGACCCAATAAGAAACCTTCGTCTCTTGCGGTTCTGACTGCCTGACAGATCAAACATCACTGTGTCGCAGTGTATTCATTCCCCCCAGGGTCAAGGACATTATGTGACACATCTCCATCCCTGACTGACTAACACCAAGGCCCACCATGCAGGATTGTCACACcggactgtgtctgtctgtctacatcATTACCTTTGTGCTGGGCTTCCCGGCCAATGTCCTCGCTTTCTACACGTTCTGCAAGAAAGTGAGGCAGAAACCCACACCCATCGACATCCTGCTCCTCAACCTGACCATCTCcgacctcctcttcctcctcttcctgccctTTAAGATGCAGGAAGTGATGAACAAAATGGTCTGGGACATGCCGTACCTTCTCTGCCCGCTGTCTGGCTTCATCTTCTACATGACCATCTACAACAGCATCTTCTTCCTCACTGCGGTCAGCGTAGAGCGCTACCTCGGCGTCGCTTTCCCCATCCAGCACACCCTGAAGCGGCGACCTGTGTACGCTGTCGCCGCCAGCATCTTCTTCTGGATCTTCTCCATCATCAACCTGAGCATTGTGTTCATCGTGCCCATTATCGGCTCTGACAACCATCCCAATAACACCTCAGGCCacaatgtctcaaagagcaggGAAGAAGTGTGTTATGAGAATTTCACGCAGGATCAGCTGAAGGTGCTCCTGCCTGTGCGTCTGGAGCTCTGTCTGGTACTTTTCTGCATCCCTTTCCTGATAAGCAGTTTCTGCTACATCCACTTCATCAGGATTTTGT contains:
- the LOC115021086 gene encoding free fatty acid receptor 2-like, whose product is MQDCHTGLCLSVYIITFVLGFPANVLAFYTFCKKVRQKPTPIDILLLNLTISDLLFLLFLPFKMQEVMNKMVWDMPYLLCPLSGFIFYMTIYNSIFFLTAVSVERYLGVAFPIQHTLKRRPVYAVAASIFFWIFSIINLSIVFIVPIIGSDNHPNNTSGHNVSKSREEVCYENFTQDQLKVLLPVRLELCLVLFCIPFLISSFCYIHFIRILSKLQHIDRRRRLRAIGMALGTLLVFALCFGPYNVSHIVGFIRWRSPDWRDKALLCSTFNACLDPLIFYFSSSAVRKTVGSVMEGVKSRLNRCMSCHMLWALWGGINKTAKDKEHKQEEINAI